One Microcebus murinus isolate Inina chromosome 7, M.murinus_Inina_mat1.0, whole genome shotgun sequence genomic region harbors:
- the CLXN gene encoding calaxin codes for MNRKKLQKLTDTLTKNCKHFNTFEVNCLIKLFYNLVGEGVERQGTTIGLDRNAFRNILHVTFGMTDDMIMDRVFRGFDKDNDGCVNVTEWVCGLSLFLRGSLEEKMKYCFEVFDLNGDGFISKEEMFHMLKNSLLKQPSEEDPDEGIKDLVEITLKKMDYDHDGKLSFADYEQAVREETLLLEAFGPCLPDPKSQMEFEAQVFKDPHDFNDM; via the exons ATGAACCGCAAGAAGCTGCAGAAGTTGACGGACACCTTAACTAAAAATTGCAAGCATT ttaaTACATTTGAAGTGAATTGtcttataaagttattttataatttggtgGGAGAAGGCGTAGAGCGGCAAGGAACAACCATTGGACTAGATCGTAATGCATTTCGAAACATCCTGCATGTGACATTTGGAATGACTGATGACATGATAATGGACAGAG TATTCCGAGGTTTTGATAAAGACAATGATGGCTGTGTAAATGTAACGGAGTGGGTTTGCGGATTATCACTGTTTCTTCGAGgatctttggaagaaaaaatgaaat attgctTTGAAGTGTTTGATTTGAATGGTGATGGATTCATTTCAAAGGAGGAAATGTTTCACATGTTGAAGAACAGCCTTCTCAAACAGCCATCTGAAGAAGACCCTGATGAAGGAATTAAAGATTTGGTCGAAATAACACTTAAGAAAATG GATTATGACCATGACGGGAAGCTGTCTTTTGCAGACTATGAACAAGCTGTGAGAGAAGAGACCCTTCTACTGGAAGCTTTTGGACCATGTCTACCTGATCCAAAG AGCCAGATGGAATTCGAAGCCCAAGTATTCAAGGATCCACATGACTTCAATGATATGTGA